A part of Salmo trutta chromosome 15, fSalTru1.1, whole genome shotgun sequence genomic DNA contains:
- the LOC115148806 gene encoding angiomotin isoform X2, translating into MFRKKASSSLRMRRISESNRWNIDRGRSSSFHEVRGLREAEMRAAADETSSSSSGSSNTVLQRLLQEQMRYDEGRNYQLAMQQQQEQQRQRQQQEGGVSGGYPGQGGPNDDRHDSMVPHIARQEPQGQELQADSGMEKLGSRGGGSSGGGGMSGAGGGSGQGPNPEDLPTYEEAKVQSQYFRGHPHHQLQQQQQQQQQQQQLPPSVGAAFYVTAVTNNGKVRTEGRPTVQRLSSGGKVHQDDGLKDLKQGHVRSLSERLMQLSLATSGVKAHAPVTSAPLSPQLPPPGPPGDYYKPSGQHRGPPPDYPFKNMGSSPKQLPQHQEQGGHYYQDHRPREQGRNEVPHVRYQPPPEYGSFRSNKESSVHSQRSVHHHSPTSSVTSVGSLSRAQSSTLSSLLSASHPSHTHPHPQGDPYASMAPRSPQGPGSHQGGPGSHQGDPYCLGPMHPPIQRGHGFPHDPYGSTSRMHHQQQHHQYQQQQQQQQQQQQQQLQHQHQQYHSQSSQGHPSQHYPHPQGDPFAMMSRAQQMVDMVSEENRLLKQEMEVCCEKVTKLQKLETEITLVSEAYENLAKSSTKREALEKTMRNKLELEVRRLHDFNRDLRERMDTANKQLAAKEWEGTEDNRKTISQLLTQNKETVREKEKLEIALNSLHSSTDDQRRHIEIRDQALNNAQAKVVKLEEELKKKQVYVEKVERMQQALAQLQAACEKREQLEHRLRTRLERELESLRMQQRQGGSQSSSSGQEYNATALMEHLREKEERILALEADMTKWEQKYLEESVMRQFALDAAASVATQRDTSSSVISHSASSSYEQQLSVEARIQKEEEEILLANRRCLDMESRIKNLHAQIIEKDAMIKVLHQRSRKDPNKDRDAAATMRPSKSLMSIANTGGSGLLSHSLGLSSSPITEERKDSSWKGSLGVLLGPEYRTDSLRTESISSSPSPVLPLTAGHSKTGSRDSCTQTDKGQSQEASSKPSTPALQSTTLPSRLSSPSPVYIPDRIADVPVFHSSTLERRALAQSHPQATSAPQQEDNDMVEILI; encoded by the exons ATGTTTCGGAAAAAAGCTTCGTCCTCCTTGAGAATGAGAAGAATATCAGAAAGCAATAGAT GGAACATCGACCGCGGGCGCAGCTCGTCCTTCCATGAGGTGCGTGGTCTTCGGGAGGCTGAGATGAGGGCGGCGGCCGACGAGACATCCAGCAGCAGCAGCGGCAGCAGCAACACCGTCCTGCAGCGACTCCTCCAGGAGCAGATGCGCTATGACGAGGGACGCAACTACCAGCTGGCCATGCAGCAACAGCAGGAGCAGCAACGACAGCGGCAGCAGCAGGAAGGAGGGGTGAGCGGGGGCTACCCGGGCCAGGGAGGTCCCAACGACGACAGGCACGACTCCATGGTGCCCCACATTGCCCGGCAGGAGCCCCAGGGACAGGAGCTGCAGGCGGACAGTGGCATGGAGAAACTGGGCTCCCGCGGTGGGGGTagtagtggaggaggagggatgagtgGTGCTGGGGGAGGGAGCGGCCAGGGTCCCAACCCAGAGGACTTACCCACCTACGAGGAGGCCAAGGTGCAGTCGCAGTACTTTCGCGGCCACCCGCACCACcagct acaacaacaacaacaacaacaacaacaacaacaacagttgcCTCCGTCGGTGGGCGCAGCATTTTACGTGACGGCCGTAACCAACAATGGCAAGGTGCGTACGGAGGGGCGTCCCACGGTTCAGCGTCTGAGCAGCGGGGGAAAGGTGCACCAGGACGACGGGCTCAAGGACCTGAAGCAGGGCCACGTGCGCTCCCTCTCCGAGCGCCTCATGCAGCTCTCGCTGGCCACCAGCGGGGTCAAGGCCCACGCCCCTGTCACTAGTGCCCCTCTTTCCCCCCAGCTGCCCCCTCCGGGTCCGCCGGGGGACTACTACAAGCCCTCGGGCCAGCACCGGGGCCCCCCACCTGACTACCCCTTCAAGAACATGGGCTCCTCTCCCAAACAGCTGCCGCAGCATCAGGAGCAAGGAGGGCACTATTACCAGGACCATCGGCCAAGGGAGCAGGGCAGGAACGAGGTGCCACACGTCCGCTACCAGCCTCCGCCAGAGTACGGCTCCTTCAG GTCCAATAAGGAGAGCTCCGTCCACTCCCAGAGGTCTGTCCATCACCACAGCCCCACCTCCTCGGTCACCTCAGTGGGCTCTCTGTCCCGAGCCCAGTCCTCCACCCTCAGTAGTCTCCTCAGCGCCTCccacccctcccacacacacccccacccccaggGGGACCCCTACGCCTCCATGGCTCCCCGAAGTCCCCAGGGCCCTGGATCACACCAGGGGGGTCCTGGATCACACCAGGGAGACCCATATTGTCTCGGGCCCATGCACCCTCCAATTCAGAGGGGCCACGGCTTCCCACACGACCCCTACGGCTCCACCTCCAGGAtgcaccaccagcagcagcaccaccagtatcaacaacaacagcagcagcagcagcaacaacaacaacaacaactccaACACCAGCACCAACAGTACCACTCCCAGTCATCCCAGGGCCACCCTTCCCAGCACTACCCCCACCCCCAGGGGGACCCCTTCGCCATGATGTCCCGCGCCCAGCAGATGGTGGACATGGTGTCAGAGGAGAACCGGCTGCTCAAGCAGGAGATGGAGGTGTGCTGCGAGAAGGTCACCAAGCTGCAGAAG TTGGAGACAGAGATCACGCTGGTGTCGGAGGCCTATGAGAACCTGGCCAAGTCATCCACTAAGAGGGAGGCTCTGGAGAAAACCATGAGGAACAAGCTGGAGCTGGAGGTGCGCAGGCTGCACGACTTCAACAGGGAcctcagag AGCGCATGGATACTGCCAACAAGCAGCTAGCTGCTAAGGAGTGGGAGGGAACGGAAGACAACCGCAAGACCATCTCTCAGCTACTCACCCAGA ACAAAGAGACGGTGCGTGAGAAGGAGAAGCTGGAGATAGCGCTGAACTCCCTGCACTCCTCCACGGACGACCAGAGACGACACATTGAGATCAGGGACCAGGCTCTCAACAACGCCCAGGCCAAAGTAGTCAAactggaggaggag CTGAAGAAGAAGCAGGTATATGTGGAGAAGGTGGAGCGCATGCAGCAGGCCCTAGCCCAGCTCCAGGCTGCCTGTgagaagagagagcagctggagcACCGCTTACGCACACGGCTGGAGCGGGAGCTGGAGTCACTGCGCATGCAGCAG AGACAAGGCGGCTcccagagcagcagcagtggtcAGGAGTACAACGCCACGGCTCTGATGGAGCAcctgagggagaaggaggagaggatccTGGCCCTGGAGGCAGACATGACCAAGTGGGAGCAGAAGTACCTGGAGGAGAGCGTCATGAGGCAGTTTGCCTTAGACGCTGCCGCCTCCGTCGCCACCCAGAGGGACACGTCGTCGTCAGTGATAAGCCACTCCGCAAGCAGCAGCTATGAGCAGCAGCTCTCAGTGGAGGCTCGTAtccagaaggaggaggaggagatcctGCTGGCCAACCGCCGCTGTCTAGACATGGAAAGCAG GATCAAGAACCTGCACGCCCAGATCATTGAGAAGGATGCCATGATCAAAGTGCTCCACCAGCGTTCCAGGAAGGATCCCAACAAGGACCGGGACGCCGCGGCCACCATGCGACCCTCCAAGTCTCTGATGTCCATCGCCAACACGGGCGGCTCGGGCCTGCTCTCACACAGCTTGGGCCTCAGCAGCTCCCCCATTACAGAAGAGCGCAAGGACAGCAGCTGGAAGGGCAGCCTGG GAGTTCTGTTGGGTCCAGAGTACCGTACCGATTCTCTGAGGACAGAGTCCATCTCGTCATCTCCCTCCCCGGTCCTGCCCCTGACAGCAGGCCACTCTAAGACCGGCAGCAGGGACAGCTGCACCCAGACAGACAAGGGCCAGAGCCAGGAGGCTAGCAGTAAGCCCAGCACCCCAGCCCTGCAGAGCACGACCCTGCCCAGCCGCCTCTCCAGCCCCAGCCCCGTCTACATACCTGACCGCATCGCAG ATGTACCAGTGTTCCACAGCAGTACCCTGGAGAGGCGTGCCTTGGCGCAGTCCCACCCCCAGGCCACATCAGCCCCTCAACAGGAGGACAACGACATGGTGGAGATTCTCATCTGA